A genomic region of Phragmites australis chromosome 2, lpPhrAust1.1, whole genome shotgun sequence contains the following coding sequences:
- the LOC133908884 gene encoding vacuolar protein sorting-associated protein 28 homolog 1-like, with amino-acid sequence MEVKLWNDKRERELLESYADLYAIIKATEKLERAYVRDLVSAADYEAECLKLISQFNSLSSSLSGVVTIPRFVQAYRLDCPAALNRLLQSGVPATVELRAAASSSAPASTAASATAIAQCVQSFITAMDAVKLNMLANDQVRPLLQDLSTSMGRLGPVLPPDFEGKVKVNEWLTKLHKMGAADELTERQARQLNFDLDSAYSAFLAALPTAGL; translated from the coding sequence ATGGAGGTGAAGCTGTGGAACGACAAGCGTGAGCGCGAGCTCCTGGAGAGCTACGCGGACCTGTACGCCATCATCAAGGCCACGGAGAAGCTGGAGCGCGCCTACGTCCGCGATCTcgtctccgccgccgactaCGAGGCCGAGTGCCTCAAGCTCATCTCCCAGTTCaactccctctcctcctcgctcTCCGGCGTTGTCACCATCCCGCGCTTCGTCCAGGCCTACCGCCTCGACTGCCCCGCCGCGCTCAACCGCCTCCTCCAGTCCGGCGTCCCGGCCACCGTCGAGCTCCGCGCCGCCGCGTCATCCTCCGCTCCTGCCTCCACCGCTGCCTCCGCTACCGCCATCGCCCAGTGCGTCCAGAGCTTCATCACCGCCATGGACGCCGTCAAGCTCAACATGCTCGCCAACGACCAGGTCCGCCCGCTGCTGCAGGATCTCTCCACCTCCATGGGGAGGCTCGGTCCCGTGCTGCCGCCGGACTTTGAGGGGAAGGTCAAGGTGAACGAGTGGCTCACCAAGCTGCATAAAATGGGGGCGGCAGATGAGCTCACCGAGCGGCAGGCCAGGCAGCTCAACTTTGACTTGGACTCGGCGTACAGTGCGTTCCTGGCTGCCCTGCCCACTGCCGGCCTGTGA